The following coding sequences are from one Gammaproteobacteria bacterium window:
- a CDS encoding cysteine--tRNA ligase, giving the protein MLQIYNSLTRRKEPFRPIEAGKVRMYVCGMTVYDYCHIGHARVLIAFDVVLRYLRARGFKVTYVRNITDIDDKIIRRAQENGESIQALTARFIDAMRDDSAALGNLPPDFEPRATEFMPRIIAMVESLVAKRYAYVGANNDVYYDVSRFEGYGKLSGKDPQSLRAGARVEVAEAKDDPLDFVLWKAAKADEPAWDSPWGLGRPGWHIECSTMATDKLGAHFDIHGGGMDLQFPHHENEIAQSEAWSGEPFVNYWMHNGFVRVDDEKMSKSLGNFVTVRDVFDCYKNDPRVPEIVRYFIIRSHYRSPLNFSYEQLEGARAALTRWYTALHGLPEVEPEVNTDYELRFDAAMNDDFNVPEARVVLSELANKINVAKREKRLDDAAVLGAGLRKLGAILGLLQNDPDAFLKAKRTLTLDVDAILHSSEKTVTVGVDAVIDFSDEKIDDLMQQRSDARKAKNWVAADRIRKDLEGADIILEDGPEGTTWRRG; this is encoded by the coding sequence ATGCTGCAAATCTACAACAGTCTCACCCGGCGCAAGGAACCCTTCCGTCCCATCGAAGCGGGCAAAGTGCGCATGTACGTGTGCGGCATGACCGTGTATGACTACTGTCACATCGGCCACGCACGGGTGTTGATCGCTTTCGACGTGGTGCTGCGTTACCTGCGCGCGCGCGGATTCAAGGTTACTTACGTGCGCAACATCACCGATATCGACGACAAGATTATCCGTCGCGCGCAGGAAAACGGCGAAAGCATTCAGGCGCTCACCGCGCGGTTCATCGACGCGATGCGCGATGACTCCGCCGCTCTAGGCAATTTGCCGCCCGATTTCGAACCCCGCGCGACCGAGTTTATGCCGCGGATCATCGCGATGGTGGAGAGCCTGGTAGCCAAGCGCTACGCGTATGTCGGCGCCAACAATGATGTGTATTACGACGTGTCGCGGTTCGAGGGCTACGGCAAGCTCTCCGGCAAGGACCCGCAGTCGTTACGCGCCGGTGCGCGGGTCGAAGTGGCCGAAGCCAAGGACGATCCGCTGGATTTCGTGCTGTGGAAAGCGGCCAAAGCGGACGAGCCGGCGTGGGACTCGCCCTGGGGGCTAGGCCGTCCGGGCTGGCACATCGAGTGCTCGACGATGGCGACAGATAAGTTGGGGGCGCACTTCGACATCCACGGCGGCGGCATGGACCTGCAGTTCCCGCATCACGAAAACGAGATCGCGCAGAGCGAGGCGTGGTCGGGCGAACCGTTCGTCAATTACTGGATGCACAACGGCTTCGTGCGCGTGGACGACGAGAAGATGTCCAAGTCTCTGGGCAATTTTGTTACGGTGCGTGATGTGTTCGATTGCTACAAGAATGATCCGCGCGTGCCCGAGATCGTTCGGTATTTCATCATCAGAAGCCACTATCGCAGCCCGCTGAATTTCTCGTACGAGCAACTGGAGGGCGCGCGTGCGGCGCTGACCCGCTGGTACACCGCGCTGCATGGATTGCCGGAGGTCGAACCCGAAGTTAATACAGACTACGAACTTCGCTTCGACGCGGCCATGAACGATGATTTCAACGTGCCGGAGGCGCGCGTCGTGCTATCCGAGTTGGCGAACAAGATCAATGTTGCTAAGAGGGAAAAGCGGCTGGACGATGCGGCGGTACTCGGCGCCGGACTTCGCAAACTGGGCGCCATCCTGGGCTTGTTGCAGAACGACCCGGATGCGTTTTTGAAGGCAAAAAGAACGCTCACGCTTGATGTCGACGCTATCCTCCACTCAAGCGAAAAGACGGTCACCGTTGGCGTTGATGCCGTGATTGATTTCTCTGATGAGAAAATCGACGACCTGATGCAACAACGCTCCGATGCCCGAAAAGCTAAAAACTGGGTGGCAGCCGATCGTATTCGCAAAGATCTGGAGGGCGCTGATATCATTTTGGAGGACGGCCCAGAAGGCACGACCTGGCGGCGAGGCTAG